Part of the uncultured Fibrobacter sp. genome, TTTTTCATTCAAAACAGGGACTATACGTCCATCAAATACAGCCTGCAAAACGAAACCTGGAACAGAATCCCATTTCAGAAAAGCAGACACAAGAACATTCGTATCGATTACAGCATAATGCTTCATCGACCATTCCTTGCCGCGTCGATTTCTGCATTGATTTCGTCCAAAGACATTTCGGAAGCGCCAGCACGAGCCGCATCGGCGGAAAGTTGCTGCATGGTATTCAGCATCCTGCCGGCCATTGTCCGTCCAGAAGCATCATAAAAAGTTCGACGTTCTGCCACAAACTGCGGAACAGTTGCGGAAGAAACCTCAAACGGAATTCGACGTTCACGCACGACCGCACGAGCGAAGACATTGATAGCCGTCGTCATGGACATGCCGAATTCTTCGCACAATTCGTCAAATTCCTTTTTAAGGTCGGATTCCATCCTGATGCTGAATGTAGTCTGCGACATAAAACGTCTCTTTAGGTTTTATTATACATCTAATATACATAAAAACACACCAAAAAGCAACCTATTTGACACTTAATTCTCATATTCAGGGCAGTTTCCTATTTTTCTATATTCTACCCCATGAGACTTGCAAAGATTACACGGATAAAACGAAAAGCACTTGTCACTAGTGTAATGATTCTTTGTTGTTGGGCCTGCTGCGGTTTTTTCTGTACAAGCCAGTGGGATTTATACCAGAGCTGCGGACTAATAATAGATATAGAGCCACCCGAAAATTCCGATTCTGTTCATATTTCCGTATACAACGATGGGACT contains:
- a CDS encoding type II toxin-antitoxin system RelB/DinJ family antitoxin, whose translation is MSQTTFSIRMESDLKKEFDELCEEFGMSMTTAINVFARAVVRERRIPFEVSSATVPQFVAERRTFYDASGRTMAGRMLNTMQQLSADAARAGASEMSLDEINAEIDAARNGR